CGCGGCCATGTTCGCGATCCTCCTCGGCGCGGCGGAGAACTCGACCTCGGAGCTCAAGGAGGTCCTCGACAACGTTGTGATCAACCTCGAGGCGAGCAAGCTCGTAATCGTCCACTGCGGCCCGAAGGCCCTCATGGTCCTGCACATGCCGAAGGCCGCTGACTCCAGCGGCGTCAAGCGGACGATCGAGAAGTACCTCGGGCGGATCGAGGACAATCTCTGAGGTTCAGATCCGCTTCATCCCGCGGCCGATCCATTCTCCCACGGCTTTCGGCACGTATCGAAGCGTTCCACCGACGTCCCGATCGAATCCCTGGGACCGCGTCTTCCCGCGGGCCAGCGCCTGGAGGAGATCGTCCACGGAGGCCACGCCGGCCTCGACC
The DNA window shown above is from Thermoplasmata archaeon and carries:
- a CDS encoding roadblock/LC7 domain-containing protein; translated protein: MADTAAIETILHEMETSEGIQDAILVSRNGTYIAGTVPHGVHVETFAAMFAILLGAAENSTSELKEVLDNVVINLEASKLVIVHCGPKALMVLHMPKAADSSGVKRTIEKYLGRIEDNL